AGCACTGGGTAAAGTCATTTATCCAGCGGGTAATCTGATTTTTAACGCTTTTGAAAAAACACCCATCGACAAGGTAAAGGTAGTGATATTGGGCCAGGACCCTTATCACGGACCAGGCCAGGCACATGGCCTCAGTTTCTCCGTACCTGACGGTGTGAAGCCCCCTCCTTCATTGGTGAACATCTACAAGGAAATGAAAAACGATCTGGGCCTGGAAATCCCCGAAAGCGGCAATCTTACAAAATGGGCGGAACACGGCGTAATGCTCCTCAACGCCTTCTTAACGGTAAGAGCCGGCGAACCTGCATCACACAGCAAAATCGGCTGGAGCGACTTTACCGACGCAGTGATCCGCAAAATATCCGAACAACGGAAGGACGTGGTATTCCTGCTCTGGGGCCGGTTTGCTCAGGATAAACAATACCTGATCGATGCCACCAGACATCATATACTACAGGCTGCACACCCCTCTCCTTTCAGCGCCGATAAAGGATTTTTCGGATGCAAACACTTTTCCCGCACCAACGAAATACTCACCAAGGCCGGAATTGAGCCGGTCGACTGGAGACTATAAACGCATGAGCTATGTTGAGAAATATATTCGGCAGAATATTCGCCCTATGGACCTTACTGCTGTTTGCTGGCACCATGTTAATCGTATTTATTCCTGTCTGGATCTTTTCATTCTGGCCGGATCCCACCAAAACAAAGGGTTTCCTCGCCATCGGCAGGGCATGGATGATCGTATTCATGCCATTGATCGGATGCCCCGTCAGAAGAAAAGGAACGGAATACTTTGCGCCAGACCA
The genomic region above belongs to Chitinophaga sp. 180180018-3 and contains:
- the ung gene encoding uracil-DNA glycosylase — encoded protein: MNVQIESSWKEALKDEFNKDYFNQIVMFLKHEKALGKVIYPAGNLIFNAFEKTPIDKVKVVILGQDPYHGPGQAHGLSFSVPDGVKPPPSLVNIYKEMKNDLGLEIPESGNLTKWAEHGVMLLNAFLTVRAGEPASHSKIGWSDFTDAVIRKISEQRKDVVFLLWGRFAQDKQYLIDATRHHILQAAHPSPFSADKGFFGCKHFSRTNEILTKAGIEPVDWRL